From the Tribolium castaneum strain GA2 chromosome 2, icTriCast1.1, whole genome shotgun sequence genome, one window contains:
- the RhoGAP19D gene encoding rho GTPase-activating protein 21 isoform X3: protein MHIGSAAANNPRQFFSDVVFRAPMADDGDASKPKTHRPQETFHRAQETQVEHKFPNPARIAAAAAAPLRRGPKKLLIKRNGDSFGFTLRHFIVYPPDSIAESDDRYAAVGALSAPMDTIFVKNVKDPSPAKRAGLQKGDRLVKVNDVLVTNKSYAQVVQLIQNTPDCLQLLVVPKEDDILQRYFAETAYNPASNQLPSRFVNDHQAAQQFLTQTISQPPEFQVDALSWRSLQSPYGYDYRQPLHERSQRSAENLDLNDRLTYQPNDPFRRQRPRAQPQVPPYRNMGRRASDGCALSDREYYSDYSDLNDMKTIHKPSYLQDNQNSEMPGLRYPNAAGCRLSLDAGRRESSSSLTSSLADGSKDSLTSFDSTSTLTGQETDDSARMSRFRKSVQQKEEFLKMPTDTSVKPREFYSRPNKLERAMWPPAEPARQESPSKTKPTHQNFQRVKNDIENERDLLQSSGGVPRNLPQQKGAKSPNDKPSMATNDRMKEASVAPSSLDNVEQLNGSFTAENSDISDDKRLYPTSLQMVHKRARQFESGKPENDPQVSDRTLYFKSEIARFSSKKIVPNVTERAQEFETRSEPTNRETPATTISPKRIQRDSRSLDSNGSTGSNTSLGETIAKRLSGNVMISTGSKYIHCPPPSEYGKPTEASENQANRICARSNSAESWVIVDSPEPSKRISRQDAIVDDGNKSKDHQVDDPGQIPYADLPPLIPEPVEHMHFTPSVSITPAPTVLVPQPSKAVRPNQLDLEGPVRPSRHLKPPSSSVDTPMRRPVSPADDERTTRRESYLKATEGGRMPFDSDMSDSDVSPQVLRSAHRRWRPPLFPGDIQQLRKLFEDAASSLGGSASGNSSSSASLDREKSNASPLDKDKHPVIREGPLHCKITEIDGKRSGDRSWKQIWAALKGPKLFLHKDKHHQSPMGTSDAVEHSLASGVDMRASEVRVADDYTKRKHVLRVSSVNPCRSEFLLQAENTEEFTDWFKALQEQMATNTEAEAKFDPSTGSKQQAVPQTIPASTSILVQGNSRLSPQPTKCKSSTSRNRSPTGQSPVSKNRKPSQVADPSTSPKVKTWRGRVAQQFRRMQGASSPSSPTAPEGSTFGIPIEQCLTSSTNPYVPRFVEVCTDIVDAHGLQTVGIYRVPGNNASIVALIDEINRNYEEVPVDDPRWNDLHVVSSLLKAFFRKIPDSLVTSALYPSFIKADKIENPEARMKELKRLIKSLPPHNYHTLKHIMFHLKKVMDNSEINKMEAKNLAIVFGPNIVRPEDDNMETMVSNMTHQYKIVETLLTSADWFFSDDDTDEVPLSAVITEAQDEPEPPSSQALLLENISKYEALKDKQKNGALLSSIISAAQRKVKRKTTKGSGSLSESKEVTSPNGTGGYYSDTFSQSDLKNSTITDDKSNVIPTTVSEIEKSCKQPAKVPWFNYSTDKEDFHRRIENFKQETEAMLQMPRHLEISVTNIASKSTSASNVNQTPRLSTRTVDSHLLKTNSASNVFTRTINMDNRHSLDNSYQVQYNKNNSDFGGSLRDTNRNESVSTQNGRLVRRGSSVENVNSSSMDLNANGAMKKVKYENEGGSLDSLHKEVSIDDDADLVTTLTNLYDKKLMEKKNSRENLLSGEDFPYADESPEKTHRIIAHSLSDKENVPNLGDCYRNPSLHKNQFSNKANFLHWDDSKLKESKNDTEKDEDSTMTSEKHISNKHMNNRKNSVPNSKLRRSESLNKPERTVSPLNNKLKRSESLNKTGDKLKRSDSLTKTEKTESNLNKRRELATSVRRSKDVTKLKRKNGMPDRSIKRRHTVGGTKDPDKVTWLDNKYQEEVTSNKENKEKNLRTSSPDLSSTRRERLFFEINLIGPENMVVALKQHLMGARPQSFPETAVFKVPLESHV, encoded by the exons ATGCATATTGGAAGTGCGGCCGCGAATAACccaagacaatttttttcggaCGTTGTGTTTCGG GCACCAATGGCTGATGATGGCGATGCATCCAAGCCCAAGACGCACAGGCCGCAG gaAACATTCCACAGAGCACAGGAAACGCAAGTTGAGCACAAGTTTCCG AATCCAGCCAGGATAGCAGCAGCAGCTGCAGCACCTTTGCGACGAGGCCCTAAGAAGCTCCTCATTAAGCGTAACGGAGACAGTTTCGGTTTTACTTTACGTCATTTCATCGTGTATCCTCCGGACTCGATCGCT GAGAGCGATGATAGGTATGCCGCGGTTGGGGCTCTCTCGGCCCCTATGGACACCATCTTCGTAAAGAACGTCAAAGATCCAAGCCCGGCTAAACGAGCAGGTTTACAAAAGGGAGATCGTCTAGTGAAAGTCAACGACGTCTTAGTGACCAACAAGAGCTACGCGCAAGTGGTGCAGTTGATACAAAATACGCCTGATTGTCTACAACTGCTCGTCGTACCCAAAGAAGATGACATTCTCCAAAGG TATTTCGCGGAGACGGCCTACAACCCCGCAAGCAACCAACTCCCGTCTAGATTCGTGAACGACCACCAAGCAGCGCAACAATTCCTCACTCAGACCATTTCCCAACCTCCCGAGTTCCAAGTGGACGCTCTTTCTTGGAGGTCCTTACAAAGTCCCTACGGTTATGACTACAGGCAGCCGTTGCACGAGCGGTCGCAACGAAGTGCCGAAAATCTCGATTTGAACGATAGACTGACCTACCAGCCCAATGACCCGTTCAGAAGGCAGAGACCCCGGGCACAACCCCAAGTGCCTCCGTATCGAAATATGGGACGTAGGGCTAGCGACGGCTGTGCTTTATCCGACCGTGAGTACTACAGTGACTACTCCGATTTGAACGACATGAAGACCATCCACAAGCCGAGTTATCTGCAAGATAACCAAAACTCCGAAATGCCGGGTCTGAGGTACCCGAATGCGGCCGGGTGTCGCCTCAGTTTGGACGCGGGCAGAAGGGAGTCGTCTTCTTCGTTGACTTCATCGCTGGCCGATGGCAGTAAGGACAGTTTAACTTCGTTCGATTCGACGTCGACTTTGACGGGGCAAGAAACGGACGATTCGGCCAGAATGTCCAGGTTCCGAAAGAGCGTACAACAAAAAGAAGAGTTTTTGAAAATGCCCACGGACACGTCGGTGAAACCGCGCGAGTTCTACAGCAGGCCGAATAAACTGGAAAGGGCGATGTGGCCACCGGCTGAACCCGCGCGGCAAGAATCACCCTCGAAGACCAAGCCGACCCATCAGAACTTCCAGAGGGTCAAAAACGACATCGAGAACGAACGGGATCTGTTACAGAGCAGCGGAGGAGTGCCGCGCAATTTGCCGCAACAGAAAGGTGCTAAATCGCCGAACGATAAACCCTCGATGGCCACCAACGACAGAATGAAGGAGGCCTCGGTTGCTCCCAGTAGTTTAGATAACGTGGAGCAGCTAAATGGATCGTTTACTGCAGAAAATAGCGATATTTCCGACGATAAAAG ATTATACCCAACTAGTCTACAAATGGTGCATAAGAGAGCTCGTCAATTCGAAAGCGGCAAACCTGAAAACGACCCGCAAGTCAGCGACCGCACGCTTTATTTCAAATCCGAAATAGCGAGATTCAGCTCGAAGAAAATCGTTCCGAACGTCACCGAAAGAGCGCAAGAATTCGAAACGCGTTCCGAGCCTACGAACCGCGAAACCCCAGCGACCACCATCAGTCCCAAGAGGATCCAGAGAGACTCGCGATCCCTGGACAGCAACG GGAGCACCGGCAGCAACACCAGCCTCGGCGAAACGATCGCCAAACGACTTTCTGGAAATGTAATGATTTCCACTGGAAGTAAATATATTCACTGTCCACCACCTTCAGAATACGGCAAGCCCACAG AAGCGTCAGAGAACCAGGCGAACAGAATTTGCGCCCGTTCTAACTCGGCGGAATCGTGGGTGATCGTTGACTCTCCCGAGCCCAGCAAGAGGATAAGCAGACAGGATGCGATCGTCGACGATGGTAACAAATCTAAAG ACCACCAGGTGGACGATCCGGGCCAAATCCCGTACGCCGACCTGCCTCCTCTTATCCCCGAACCCGTCGAGCACATGCATTTCACTCCTTCCGTTTCCATCACTCCAGCTCCCACAGTTTTAGTTCCTCAGCCTTCGAAGGCCGTTCGGCCCAACCAGCTTGACTTGGAAGGGCCCGTCAGGCCCAGTAGACACCTCAAACCACCGTCTTCGTCAGTTGACACGCCGATGCGTCGTCCCGTTTCACCAG CCGACGATGAGAGGACAACCCGCCGCGAGTCGTATTTAAAGGCGACCGAGGGTGGCAGAATGCCGTTCGATAGCGACATGAGCGACAGCGATGTTTCGCCCCAGGTCCTGCGAAG CGCGCACAGACGTTGGCGGCCTCCTTTGTTTCCCGGGGACATTCAACAACTTCGTAAGCTGTTTGAGGACGCTGCTTCCTCTTTAGG cgGCAGCGCGAGCGGAAACAGCAGCAGTAGCGCCTCTTTGGACCGCGAAAAGTCCAACGCAAGTCCGCTGGACAAGGATAAGCACCCTGTGATCAGGGAAGGTCCGCTGCATTGTAAAATCACAGAGATCGATGGAAAA CGTTCCGGTGACCGGTCATGGAAGCAAATTTGGGCCGCGCTCAAGGGTCCCAAACTGTTCCTGCACAAAGATAAGCATCACCAG AGCCCGATGGGTACTTCCGACGCCGTTGAACATTCACTAGCCAGTGGCGTGGACATGAGGGCCAGCGAAGTTCGCGTAGCTGATGATTACACCAAACGAAAACATGTCTTGAGGGTATCATCAGTGAATCCTTGTCGGTCGGAATTCCTCCTCCAAGCCGAAAACACAGAAGAATTCACTGACTGGTTCAAGGCTTTGCAAGAACAAATGGCCACGAATACCGAGGCCGAAGCGAAATTC GACCCATCGACTGGCAGTAAACAGCAAGCCGTACCACAGACCATCCCAGCGTCCACTTCCATCCTAGTCCAAGGCAACAGCCGCCTCTCCCCTCAGCCCACCAAATGCAAATCCTCCACCTCCCGCAACCGTTCCCCAACCGGTCAATCCCCCGTGAGCAAAAACCGCAAACCGTCTCAAGTGGCCGACCCCTCCACCAGCCCTAAAGTGAAGACATGGCGGGGTCGCGTGGCCCAACAGTTCCGGCGAATGCAAGGTGCAAGTTCGCCGAGTTCCCCGACGGCTCCCGAAGGCTCAACTTTCGGGATTCCCATCGAACAGTGTCTCACATCTTCGACGAATCCCTACGTTCCGAGGTTCGTCGAAGTGTGTACGGACATTGTCGACGCTCACGGATTACAAACAGTGGGGATATACCGAGTGCCGGGAAATAACGCCTCGATTGTAGCGTTGATCGACGAAATCAACAGGAATTACGAAGAAGTGCCTGTGGATGATCCACGATGGAACGACCTACACGTTGTTAGTAGCCTTCTGAAGGCCTTCTTCAGGAAAATCCCCGATTCTTTAGTGACTAGTGCGTTGTATCCGAGTTTCATTAAGGCCGACAAAATCGAGAATCCCGAAGCCAGGATGAAGGAATTGAAGAGGCTGATTAAGAGTTTGCCCCCTCACAATTACCACACGCTTAAACACATCATGTTTCACTTGAAGAAAGTTATGGATAATTCTGAGATTAATAAAATGGAAGCGAAAAATTTAGCGATTGTCTTCGGCCCGAACATTGTCAGGCCCGAGGACGACAATATGGAAACAATGGTCAGTAACATGACCCATCAGTATAAAATCGTGGAAACTCTACTGACAAGCGCCGATTGGTTCTTTTCGGACGACGACACGGACGAAGTGCCTCTTTCCGCCGTTATAACCGAAGCGCAGGACGAGCCAGAACCCCCGAGTAGTCAAGCTCTGTTACTCGAAAATATTAGCAAATATGAAG CTTTAAAGGATAAGCAAAAGAATGGCGCATTGCTTTCATCGATCATTTCGGCGGCGCAGCGAAAAGTGAAAAGGAAAACGACCAAAGGTTCAGGTTCCTTAAGCGAAAGCAAAGAAGTCACGTCTCCGAACGGAACCGGAGGCTACTATTCGGACACATTCTCACAATCTGATCTCAAAAAT AGTACAATTACGGACGATAAAAGTAACGTCATACCCACAACAGTGAGCGAAATCGAAAAGAGTTGCAAACAGCCTGCAAAAGTGCCTTGGTTTAATTACTCGACTGATAAAGAGGATTTTCACCGACGTATTGAAAACTTCAAACAGGAGACGGAAGCTATGTTGCAAATGCCGCGACATTTGGAGATTTCGGTGACCAACATCG CTTCCAAAAGTACTTCGGCTAGTAACGTAAATCAAACACCCCGACTGTCCACAAGAACGGTCGACTCCCATTTACTTAAAACAAACAGTGCTTCCAATGTATTTACACGAACTATCAACATGGACAATAGACACAGTTTGGACAATTCGTACCAAGTgcaatacaataaaaacaatagtgATTTCGGTGGCAGTTTACGCGACACGAACAGAAACGAGAGTGTTAGTACGCAAAACGGCCGGTTGGTGCGACGTGGCAGTTCCGTCGAGAACGTCAATTCCAGTTCTATGGACTTGAACGCGAATGGTGCCATGAAGAAAGTCAAGTACGAAAATGAG GGCGGCTCTCTAGACTCCCTCCACAAAGAGGTGTCCATAGATGACG ATGCGGATCTGGTGACCACTCTGACCAACCTCTACGACAAGAAACTGATGGAGAAGAAGAACTCTCGGGAGAATCTCCTCTCCGGGGAGGACTTCCCCTACGCGGACGAATCACCGGAGAAGACCCACCGAATCATCGCGCATTCCCTTTCGGACAAAGAAAACGTGCCAAATTTAGGCGACTGCTACCGAAATCCCAGCTTACACAAGAACCAATTTAGCAACAAAGCGAATTTTTTACACTGGGACGACTCTAAACTTAAAGAATCGAAAAACGATACCGAGAAAGACGAAGATTCGACAATGACATCCGAGAAGCACATATCAAACAAGCACATGAACAACAGGAAAAATTCGGTGCCAAACTCGAAACTGCGGCGTTCGGAGTCGCTGAACAAGCCCGAACGGACAGTCTCGCCACTGAACAACAAGCTGAAGCGGTCGGAAAGTCTGAACAAGACCGGGGATAAACTCAAGCGTTCGGACAGTCTGACCAAGACGGAAAAAACCGAAAGCAACTTGAACAAGCGGCGGGAGTTGGCAACCTCCGTGCGACGCTCCAAGGATGTGACCAAGCTGAAGAGGAAAAACGGAATGCCGGATCGGTCGATCAAGAGACGGCACACTGTTGGCGGGACGAAGGATCCAGACAAAGTCACGTGGCTCGACAACAAGTACCAGGAAGAAGTGACTTCAAACAAGGAAAATAAGGAGAAGAACTTGCGGACCAGCTCTCCGGACTTGAGCTCGACGAGGCGCGAGAGGCTGTTCTTCGAAATAAACCTGATAGGGCCCGAGAACATGGTCGTGGCGTTGAAGCAGCATTTGATGGGCGCTCGGCCCCAGAGTTTTCCGGAAACCGCCGTTTTTAAAGTACCGCTCGAATCTCACGTTTAA